The Mesorhizobium sp. M1D.F.Ca.ET.043.01.1.1 genome contains a region encoding:
- a CDS encoding NCS1 family nucleobase:cation symporter-1, with translation MTIQGASPGLYNEDLAPATVRNWGPFSIFNVWTSDVHSLWGYYLAASLFLFCGGFVNFIIAIGIGSLIIYALMNLVGYAGVKTGVPYPVLARASFGIWGANIPALVRAVVACFWYGAQTAAASGAIVALLTRLQWFNEFNQTSHLLGHSTLEVICFVVIWALQLLIIQKGMETVRRFQDWAGPAVWVMMLILAIYLCVKSGTFAFTSDIPMDVLLDKTKDAGVPGEPGSWTALFAVAAIWVTYFSALYLNFCDFARYAPDNAALRKGNIWGLPVNLILFSLVAGVTTIAAYDVYHEVLLHPDQISAKFDSWFLAALAALTFAVATLGINVVANFVSPAFDFSNVFPRQIDFKKGGYIAALIALVLYPFAPWEGSAASFVNIIGATMGPIFGVMMVDYYLIRKGEVDVNALYREDGEFRFQGGWHVNAFIAAGIGAIFSSILPNFTNWLPSWWGVYGWFFGVAIAGAVYYVLRTVALGAGARTAKA, from the coding sequence ATGACCATACAAGGCGCATCGCCCGGCCTCTACAACGAGGATCTGGCTCCGGCAACGGTCAGGAACTGGGGGCCGTTTTCGATCTTCAACGTCTGGACCTCCGACGTCCACAGTCTCTGGGGCTACTATCTCGCCGCCAGTCTGTTCCTGTTCTGCGGCGGCTTCGTCAACTTCATCATCGCCATCGGCATCGGCTCGCTGATCATCTACGCGCTGATGAACCTGGTCGGCTATGCCGGCGTGAAGACCGGGGTGCCCTACCCCGTGCTCGCGCGCGCCTCCTTCGGCATCTGGGGCGCCAACATCCCGGCGCTGGTGCGCGCCGTCGTCGCCTGCTTCTGGTACGGCGCGCAGACAGCCGCCGCATCGGGCGCGATCGTCGCGCTGCTGACCCGGCTGCAGTGGTTCAATGAATTCAACCAGACCTCGCATCTGCTCGGCCATTCCACGCTGGAGGTGATCTGCTTCGTCGTCATCTGGGCGCTGCAGCTCCTGATCATCCAGAAGGGCATGGAAACGGTGCGCCGCTTCCAGGATTGGGCCGGCCCCGCCGTGTGGGTGATGATGCTGATCCTGGCGATCTATCTGTGCGTGAAGTCGGGCACCTTCGCCTTCACCAGCGACATCCCGATGGACGTGCTGCTCGACAAGACCAAGGATGCCGGCGTGCCGGGAGAACCGGGATCGTGGACCGCGCTGTTCGCGGTGGCGGCGATCTGGGTGACCTATTTCTCGGCTCTCTATCTCAACTTCTGCGATTTCGCCCGCTACGCGCCGGACAATGCGGCGCTGCGCAAGGGCAACATCTGGGGCCTGCCCGTCAACCTGATCCTGTTCTCGCTGGTCGCCGGCGTCACCACGATCGCCGCCTACGACGTATACCACGAGGTGCTGCTGCATCCCGACCAGATCTCGGCAAAGTTCGACAGCTGGTTCCTGGCGGCTCTCGCAGCGCTGACCTTCGCGGTGGCGACCCTCGGCATCAACGTCGTGGCGAACTTCGTCTCGCCGGCCTTCGACTTCTCCAACGTCTTCCCGCGCCAGATCGACTTCAAGAAGGGCGGCTATATCGCTGCGTTGATTGCGCTTGTGCTCTATCCCTTCGCGCCGTGGGAAGGCAGCGCAGCCTCCTTCGTCAACATCATCGGCGCGACGATGGGGCCGATCTTCGGCGTGATGATGGTCGACTACTATCTGATCCGTAAGGGCGAGGTCGACGTCAACGCGCTCTACCGGGAGGACGGCGAGTTCCGCTTCCAGGGCGGCTGGCACGTCAACGCCTTCATCGCCGCCGGCATCGGCGCGATCTTCTCCTCGATCCTGCCCAACTTCACCAACTGGCTGCCGTCCTGGTGGGGCGTCTATGGCTGGTTCTTCGGCGTGGCGATCGCGGGCGCCGTCTACTACGTGCTGCGCACCGTGGCGCTGGGCGCAGGCGCCCGGACGGCGAAGGCCTGA